A single window of Rana temporaria chromosome 1, aRanTem1.1, whole genome shotgun sequence DNA harbors:
- the LOC120924549 gene encoding uncharacterized protein LOC120924549 isoform X1: MVTSSRSLFGDHQQMGLSRSGSVRKSGQPQDRGVLFSKPRGSITGDRCPGESVPLQPLLRISANQTHSGSAPEVSPRRNRSYSDRPLLAQEAMVFPATVSGLGASTETSEQRGLAVAGSSVTPTGGFIKLDSLVSEEKILKAQGFSDKVIRTLVNCRKPVTRAIYSKVWKKFNSWLSENQRSTHDVPSILEFFQEGVDKGLSVSTLKVQAAAISVFLQFSLLEHPMVARFFKSISRARPVVVRSCPTWDLSLVLQTLVEFPFEPLEDISVKLLTLKTIFLVAITSARRVSELQALSVREPFLTIFEDRVVLKTDPGFLPKVASTFHRSQDIVLPSFCSSPQGDREKKFSFLDVRRTLLAYLEVTKVFRKTDALFVLFSGTHKGKGASKATLARWIKQAISESYKIREVPTPFVTAHSTRALAASWAERAGASPEQICKAATWSSYSTFIKHYRLDLLSAQEQAFGRKVLQAVVPP, encoded by the coding sequence ATGGTCACTTCATCCAGAAGTCTTTTTGGAGATCACCAACAAATGGGGTTGTCCCGAAGCGGATCTGTTCGCAAATCAGGACAACCGCAAGACAGAGGAGTTCTTTTCTCTAAACCCAGAGGATCGATCACTGGGGATAGATGCCCTGGCGAATCCgtgccccttcaacctctgctacGCATTTCCGCCAATCAGACTCATTCCGGAAGTGCTCCGGAAGTTTCTCCTAGAAGAAACAGATCTTATTCTGATCGCCCCCttctggcccaagaggccatggTTTTCCCTGCTACAGTCTCTGGTCTCGGAGCCTCCACTGAGACTTCAGAACAGAGAGGACTTGCTGTCGCAGGGTCCAGTGTCACACCCACAGGTGGTTTCATTAAGCTTGACAGCTTGGTATCTGAAGAGAAGATACTGAAGGCTCAGGGGTTTTCTGACAAGGTGATTAGAACCTTGGTAAATTGCAGAAAACCAGTCACTAGAGCCATTTATTCCAAAGTTTGGAAAAAGTTTAATTCATGGTTGTCTGAAAACCAAAGATCAACGCATGATGTTCCTTCTATTTTGGAATTTTTTCAAGAGGGTGTCGACAAGGGTCTTTCAGTTAGTACCTTAAAGGTACAGGCGGCAGCTATCAGCGTTTTCCTCCAGTTTTCTCTTTTGGAACATCCCATGGTAGCTAGATTCTTTAAATCCATTTCAAGGGCCAGGCCAGTAGTGGTAAGAAGTTGTCCAACTTGGGACCTGTCCCTGGTACTTCAAACTCTGGTAGAGTTTCCCTTTGAGCCTTTAGAGGATATTTCTGTTAAATTACTTaccttaaaaactatttttttagtaGCTATTACCTCAGCTCGTAGAGTAAGCGAGTTACAGGCCTTATCAGTAAGGGAGCCTTTCCTCACGATTTTTGAGGATCGAGTTGTATTGAAAACTGATCCAGGTTTTTTGCCTAAGGTAGCTAGTACATTTCACAGATCacaagacattgtactgccatcctttTGTAGTTCACCACAGGGTGATCGGgaaaagaaatttagttttttagATGTAAGAAGAACCCTTCTTGCATATTTGGAGGTCACCAAGGTCTTCAGGAAGACAGACGctttatttgtccttttttcagGTACACACAAAGGTAAAGGTGCATCTAAAGCCACATTGGCTAGATGGATTAAGCAGGCCATCTCAGAATCCTATAAAATCAGAGAAGTTCCTACACCTTTTGTTACAGCACATTCAACAAGAGCTTTGGCTGCATCTTGGGCTGAGAGGGCTGGTGCTTCACCAGAACAAATCTGTAAAGCTGCCACATGGTCCAGTTATTCGACCTTTATTAAACATTATCGCCTGGATCTGCTATCCGCTCAAGAACAGGCGTTTGGTCGAAAGGTCCTTcaggcagttgtcccaccctag